One region of Xylanimonas ulmi genomic DNA includes:
- a CDS encoding ISL3 family transposase: protein MFDASVLVRAVFAGLDGLVVQDVEEGDDGLVVAAVTCGGPVACPVCGRPSTRLHAWHERAPADLPVAGVRVELRVRVRRLVCQSPHCPRRTFREQVPGVLERYQRRTARLTVALEAVVTELAGRASARLAPALGMGLRRDTALRVLRAIALPALVVPRVLGIDDFALRRGQVYATVLIDADTGRRIDVLPGRDAEVVKAWLTDHRGVQVVTRDGSTTYAQAVRDVLPDATQVADRWHLWHGLGDAVGKEVAAHSACWAATTATGMRTGRIAETTAQRWAQVRDLRDAGVGLLDCSRRLGIALNTVKRYDRAAKPEQIARPPRYRATLVDPYRDHLRRRRQAEPGVSVQQLLAEIRALGYTGSQNLLYRYLGQHRHLDEHSHLSPRRATRLLLTRPSTLTERQTERLRQLVGACPEMTALHDLVGAFARLLVPDEANSDALTAWIDQARAAPLPHAHSFVRGLEQDRDAVVAAVTLPHHNGRTEGVNTRTKMLKRQTYGRAGFDLLRHRILLTA, encoded by the coding sequence GTGTTCGACGCGTCGGTGCTGGTCAGAGCGGTGTTCGCAGGGTTGGACGGGCTGGTCGTCCAAGACGTCGAGGAGGGTGACGACGGGCTCGTCGTCGCCGCGGTGACGTGTGGCGGGCCGGTCGCCTGCCCGGTCTGCGGGCGGCCATCGACGCGGTTGCATGCGTGGCATGAGCGCGCTCCGGCTGACCTGCCCGTCGCTGGGGTGCGGGTCGAGTTGAGGGTCCGAGTACGGCGCCTGGTCTGCCAGTCGCCGCACTGCCCGCGCAGGACGTTCCGTGAGCAGGTCCCGGGCGTGCTCGAGCGCTACCAACGGCGCACGGCCCGGCTGACCGTGGCCCTGGAGGCGGTGGTGACTGAGCTCGCCGGGCGGGCCTCGGCCCGGCTCGCGCCCGCGCTCGGCATGGGCCTGCGCCGAGACACCGCGCTGCGGGTCCTGCGCGCGATCGCGCTCCCCGCGCTGGTGGTGCCGCGGGTGCTGGGGATCGACGACTTCGCGCTGCGACGCGGGCAGGTCTACGCGACCGTCTTGATCGACGCGGACACCGGCCGCCGGATCGATGTCCTGCCCGGCCGCGACGCCGAGGTCGTCAAGGCGTGGCTGACCGACCATCGCGGGGTGCAGGTCGTCACCCGCGACGGGTCGACCACCTATGCCCAGGCCGTGCGCGACGTCCTGCCGGACGCGACACAGGTCGCCGACCGGTGGCACCTGTGGCACGGCCTGGGCGACGCCGTCGGCAAGGAGGTCGCCGCCCACTCGGCCTGCTGGGCCGCGACCACTGCGACAGGCATGCGCACGGGCCGTATCGCTGAGACCACCGCCCAGCGCTGGGCGCAGGTGCGTGACCTACGTGACGCCGGGGTCGGCCTGCTGGACTGCTCGCGGCGTCTGGGGATCGCGCTGAACACCGTCAAGCGGTACGACCGGGCCGCCAAACCCGAGCAGATCGCCCGCCCACCCCGGTACCGGGCCACCCTCGTCGACCCCTACCGCGACCACCTGCGCAGGCGGCGGCAAGCCGAGCCCGGAGTGAGCGTGCAGCAGCTCCTCGCCGAGATCCGTGCCCTGGGTTACACGGGCAGCCAGAACCTGCTCTACCGGTATCTGGGCCAGCACCGCCACCTCGACGAGCACTCCCACCTGTCCCCGCGGCGCGCGACCCGGCTCCTGCTGACTCGCCCCAGTACCTTGACCGAGCGGCAGACCGAACGCCTTCGGCAGCTCGTAGGCGCGTGCCCGGAGATGACCGCCCTGCACGACCTCGTCGGCGCGTTCGCCAGGCTGCTCGTCCCCGACGAGGCGAACAGCGACGCCCTGACCGCCTGGATCGACCAGGCCCGCGCGGCGCCGCTACCGCACGCCCACTCCTTCGTCCGCGGCCTGGAGCAAGACCGCGACGCCGTAGTCGCCGCGGTCACCCTGCCCCACCACAACGGACGTACCGAGGGCGTCAACACCCGCACCAAGATGCTCAAACGCCAGACGTACGGACGCGCCGGGTTCGACCTCCTCCGCCACCGCATCCTCCTGACAGCCTGA